From Corvus cornix cornix isolate S_Up_H32 chromosome 6, ASM73873v5, whole genome shotgun sequence, one genomic window encodes:
- the SGMS1 gene encoding phosphatidylcholine:ceramide cholinephosphotransferase 1, with protein sequence MKEVVLWSPEEVTSWLMDNAVPEYCEPLKSFTGRDLINLTEEDFKKSPLSRVSSDSGQRLLNMIEGLKMAHHMEAHKNGHANGHIRAGDSARQNGFGAALKLNGVPNGFKKEMIKIPMPEPERSQYPMEWGKTFLAFIYALLCFVFTTVTISVVHERVPPKEVQPPLPDAFFDRFDRVQWAFSICEINGMILVGLWFVQWLLLKYKSIISRRFFCIVGTLYLYRCITMYVTTLPVPGMHFKCSPKLFGDWESHLRRIMKLIAGGGLSITGSHNMCGDYLYSGHTVILTLTYLFIKEYSPRRLWWYHWLCWALSMVGMFCILLAHDHYTVDVVVAYYITTRLFWWYHTMANQQVLKEASQTNLLARVWWYKPFQYFEKNVQGIVPRSYHWPLRCPALARGRQVKYSRLVSDT encoded by the exons ATGAAAGAAGTGGTGCTGTGGTCACCCGAGGAGGTGACCAGCTGGCTGATGGACAATGCCGTGCCGGAGTACTGTGAGCCCCTGAAGAGCTTCACTGGGCGGGACCTCATCAACCTGACGGAGGAGGATTTCAAGAAATCCCCTCTGTCCCGGGTGTCTTCCGACAGCGGCCAGCGGCTGCTGAACATGATCGAGGGGCTGAAGATGGCTCACCACATGGAGGCTCACAAGAACGGCCACGCCAACGGGCACATCCGCGCCGGCGACTCGGCGCGCCAGAACGGCTTCGGCGCCGCACTCAAGCTCAACGGGGTCCCCAACGGGTTCAAGAAGGAGATGATCAAGATCCCCATGCCAGAGCCGGAGCGCTCGCAGTATCCCATGGAGTGGGGCAAGACTTTCTTGGCTTTTATTTATGCacttctttgttttgtcttcaCCACGGTGACTATCTCGGTGGTTCATGAACGAGTGCCTCCCAAGGAGGTGCAGCCTCCCCTCCCAGATGCATTTTTTGATCGCTTTGATCGGGTGCAATGGGCTTTTTCTATTTGTGAAATCAACGGCATGATCCTTGTAGGACTGTGGTTTGTTCAGTGGCTGCTCTTAAAATACAA GTCTATAATTAGCAGAAGATTTTTCTGTATAGTTGGCACACTATACCTGTACCGGTGTATTACCATGTATGTGACTACACTCCCAGTACCTGGAATGCATTTCAAGTGTTCTCCAAAG CTCTTTGGAGACTGGGAATCTCACCTGCGAAGGATAATGAAGTTGATTGCTGGCGGAGGCTTGTCCATCACGGGCTCCCACAACATGTGTGGGGACTACCTGTACAGCGGCCACACCGTCATCCTCACCCTCACCTACCTGTTCATCAAAGAGT ATTCCCCACGGCGACTCTGGTGGTaccactggctctgctgggcgCTCAGCATGGTGGGGATGTTCTGCATCCTCCTCGCTCATGACCACTACACTGTGGACGTGGTGGTGGCTTACTACATCACTACAAGGCTATTCTGGTGGTACCACACAATGGCCAACCAGCAA GTGCTAAAAGAAGCTTCCCAAACTAACCTCCTTGCAAGGGTCTGGTGGTACAAGCCCTTCCAGTACTTCGAGAAGAATGTCCAAGGGATTGTACCTCGCTCCTACCACTGGCCCCTGCGGTGTCCGGCGCTGGCGCGGGGCCGGCAGGTCAAGTACAGCCGCCTGGTGAGTGACACGTAA